From the genome of bacterium:
CTTAAAATTTTGCTTAAGCATGGTGTTAGGGTTGCCACAGTGGGTTCAGATGCGCATTCACCCGAGCAGGTTGGCGAAGGTTTCGATATTGCGGAAGAATTACTTAAAGGAGTTATTTATGATTGATTTGAATGAATTCTACGAACAATCTGATTTCTGGCGGGAACCAGAATTGAGTCTTGATGAGGAATTAGAACTGCTCGAATTCGCCAGGAAAATTTCTGAGCGTGCGGGGGAGATACTGCGCGATGGTTATTTTCGCCGCAAGGAAATAGGGTACAAATCAAGGCGTGAAATAGTTACGTCATGCGATATAGCGAGCGAAAAGTTCATACGCTCCAGTATAAGGGAAAAGTTCGAGCATCATAAGATACTCTCCGAGGAGTTAGGAGCATCACAAGCGCTGGAAGTTGAGTATTTGTGGGTGGTGGACCCACTTGATGGCACTAATAATTTTGCGCATGGGTTTCCGGTTTTTGCTGTATCGATAGCGCTGGTTCATAGGGGAAGGCTGGTTCTGGGCGTCATTCGAGACCCGCTAAGGTCTGAAACTTTCGAAGCATCGAGTCGAACCGCTGCCAAACTTAATGGGCAGGAAATAACGGTTTCCAAGATTTCAGAGCTTTCCGATGCCCTTATTGCCACGGGATTTCCGTATTCGAGAAAGCCGGGTAGTGAGGATAATT
Proteins encoded in this window:
- a CDS encoding inositol monophosphatase, which gives rise to MIDLNEFYEQSDFWREPELSLDEELELLEFARKISERAGEILRDGYFRRKEIGYKSRREIVTSCDIASEKFIRSSIREKFEHHKILSEELGASQALEVEYLWVVDPLDGTNNFAHGFPVFAVSIALVHRGRLVLGVIRDPLRSETFEASSRTAAKLNGQEITVSKISELSDALIATGFPYSRKPGSEDNLNFFVAFFYRALGIRRAGSAALDLAYTACGRLDGFWELKLKPWDMAAGAIIVKKAGGIASDFSGKPWTLTSDRIIAANPEIFPQMLEVIKENEREK